The following coding sequences are from one Chloracidobacterium sp. window:
- a CDS encoding zf-HC2 domain-containing protein: MKCNDLNLKFSLYVDGLLSTDEIRSIDTHLSACPLCRQELDEERLIRIDLRHLGKPVISSAVASTIKRAIRDEIAEGPPSYFTTVVSDWIPMQLMPLSVGIATSLIIGISFLSMMFAGARSAGEIISSDRGRDTRIMLAPNNGDASDISPTEYARSRMSVAGESPSINPNGALVALTRTLVSSRLRSDEVVVVANVLSNGLASVTQVVEGGEDAKAIADLERALQSDLSNTPFVPAVMDNRGENVRVVLKFKTVNVSTRSGSKR; encoded by the coding sequence ATGAAGTGCAATGATCTAAATCTTAAATTCTCGTTATACGTTGACGGACTTTTGTCGACAGATGAGATCAGATCGATCGACACCCACCTTTCAGCCTGTCCGCTCTGTCGGCAGGAACTGGATGAGGAAAGGCTGATCCGGATCGATCTGAGACACCTCGGCAAACCTGTAATATCGTCTGCCGTAGCTAGCACTATTAAGCGAGCTATACGTGACGAGATCGCTGAAGGTCCACCGTCGTATTTTACGACCGTCGTCAGTGACTGGATACCGATGCAGCTGATGCCTTTGAGTGTAGGAATTGCTACATCACTAATCATAGGGATCTCATTCCTTTCGATGATGTTTGCCGGTGCTCGTTCGGCAGGTGAGATAATCTCAAGTGATCGCGGACGAGATACTCGCATAATGTTGGCTCCCAATAATGGTGACGCCAGTGACATTTCGCCGACCGAATATGCTCGTTCGCGAATGTCTGTCGCGGGTGAATCGCCCAGTATCAATCCAAACGGGGCTCTCGTTGCTCTCACCCGCACATTGGTCAGTTCCCGTTTGCGTAGCGATGAGGTGGTAGTTGTGGCAAATGTCCTTTCAAACGGACTAGCGAGTGTGACTCAGGTTGTCGAGGGTGGTGAGGATGCCAAGGCGATCGCCGATCTCGAACGAGCACTCCAATCCGATCTGTCAAATACCCCGTTCGTTCCGGCCGTAATGGATAACCGCGGTGAGAACGTCCGGGTTGTTCTCAAATTCAAGACAGTCAACGTTAGTACCCGGTCCGGCAGCAAGCGTTAG